From a single Gracilimonas sp. genomic region:
- a CDS encoding glycosyltransferase has product MAKIVCFGPGPKFKGGISNYNTSLAKTLDKDPDNEVHIVSWTNQYPSIIPREFVDKTSQSDFLEGTRIKVKYITNYNNPFSWKETARYIKSLNPDKVIFQWAISIQGIPMGSIAKWLKKHSEAEVIFDLHFVVQKEGSTIDERLTRIGIKHADTYITHAYKTVDELKELYPNRDFAVNETGERSKTEATTVIKLFHPVYDLYEPDPDFDTEAFKKELGLKEHVFLFFGFIRKYKGLHNAIKAFKKVADQRNDVSLLICGEEFWATLDTSKITTKIKRGLFAVAQKLFLKNKESEQDYRPLKLIEELNLEDRTVVKNEFIPNEDVNKYFQVSDCSVLYYLTATPSGVESLTYNFELPILATNVGHFPETIKDGFNGYLAEDRDIDSMAEQMLKFIEHPLPSENVRKSAENMSWENYVTAILKDHTK; this is encoded by the coding sequence GTGGCAAAAATCGTATGCTTCGGGCCCGGACCAAAATTTAAGGGGGGAATTTCCAACTATAACACCTCGCTGGCAAAAACACTGGACAAAGATCCGGATAATGAAGTCCACATTGTGTCATGGACCAACCAGTATCCGTCTATTATTCCGCGAGAGTTCGTAGACAAAACCAGCCAGTCCGATTTTTTGGAAGGTACCCGGATTAAGGTGAAATATATCACTAACTATAACAATCCATTTAGCTGGAAGGAAACGGCGAGATACATCAAGTCACTTAATCCCGATAAAGTGATTTTTCAGTGGGCAATTTCCATACAGGGAATTCCGATGGGATCGATTGCAAAATGGCTGAAAAAACATTCTGAAGCTGAAGTCATTTTTGATCTCCATTTTGTAGTACAGAAAGAAGGCAGCACCATAGATGAGCGGCTCACCAGAATAGGCATCAAACATGCCGATACCTATATCACCCATGCCTACAAAACGGTAGATGAACTAAAGGAGCTTTATCCAAACCGGGATTTCGCCGTAAATGAAACCGGAGAGCGATCGAAAACTGAAGCTACAACCGTAATAAAGCTTTTTCACCCAGTCTACGATTTATATGAACCGGATCCCGATTTTGATACGGAAGCTTTTAAAAAAGAACTAGGCTTAAAAGAGCATGTATTTCTTTTCTTTGGATTCATACGAAAGTACAAAGGACTGCATAACGCAATTAAGGCTTTCAAAAAAGTAGCTGATCAGCGGAATGATGTTTCGTTGCTGATTTGCGGAGAAGAATTCTGGGCTACGCTCGATACTTCTAAAATCACCACCAAAATTAAGCGTGGATTATTTGCAGTTGCTCAAAAGCTGTTTCTCAAAAACAAGGAAAGTGAACAAGATTACAGGCCTCTTAAGTTGATTGAAGAGCTGAATTTGGAAGATAGAACCGTCGTAAAAAACGAATTCATCCCCAACGAAGACGTGAATAAATATTTTCAAGTAAGTGACTGTAGTGTGCTTTACTATCTCACTGCTACCCCTTCTGGTGTAGAGTCTTTAACCTATAATTTTGAACTGCCAATTCTGGCTACCAACGTAGGCCACTTTCCTGAAACCATAAAAGATGGTTTTAACGGATACCTCGCTGAAGACCGGGATATCGACTCCATGGCAGAGCAAATGCTGAAGTTTATTGAGCACCCTCTTCCATCAGAAAATGTTCGGAAATCAGCCGAGAATATGAGCTGGGAAAACTACGTTACTGCTATCCTGAAAGATCACACCAAATAA
- a CDS encoding NAD-dependent epimerase/dehydratase family protein — translation MGYHLITGGCGFVGRNFVKRLHKTTDDIIFFIDDLSVGTHPSDWLPDGTPARKKNGLEFFGEDERMVFLKQDARYFIRAMLDNENHIKDTYGLDVTRFKDVFHFAAIVGGRAKIDGDPMLVALDLSIDAEFFLWVCRQKPNRVLYPSSSAAYPVDLQTEEDAIALSESDINFKNMGQPDMTYGWSKLTGEYLAHIAAKYYGVSVTCIRPFSGYGEDQDLSYPIPAIARRAALKEDPFEVWGTGQQGRDFVHIEDVMDCTLHAMERITDGRAINIGSGRLTSFLEIIEIFTEFAGYDPEIKKLLDKPVGVHSRYADMNYVNEELDWKPKLSLREGMRRVYDVAVEKYA, via the coding sequence ATGGGCTATCATCTAATTACAGGCGGATGCGGATTCGTCGGAAGAAACTTCGTAAAACGACTTCACAAAACTACTGACGACATCATCTTTTTTATTGATGATTTGTCCGTTGGAACTCACCCTTCAGATTGGCTTCCGGATGGAACTCCGGCCCGTAAAAAAAATGGCTTGGAGTTTTTTGGAGAAGATGAGCGTATGGTATTCTTGAAACAGGATGCCCGCTATTTCATCCGGGCCATGCTCGACAATGAAAATCACATTAAAGACACCTACGGATTGGATGTAACCCGGTTCAAAGATGTATTTCACTTCGCGGCTATTGTTGGCGGACGCGCAAAAATTGACGGCGACCCGATGCTGGTTGCGCTCGATTTATCTATCGACGCTGAGTTTTTCTTATGGGTATGTCGGCAGAAACCAAATCGTGTTCTTTACCCAAGCTCCAGTGCTGCCTACCCTGTTGATCTTCAAACAGAAGAGGATGCTATTGCACTCAGCGAAAGTGATATCAACTTTAAAAATATGGGGCAACCTGATATGACCTACGGTTGGTCTAAACTCACCGGAGAGTATTTGGCTCATATTGCTGCTAAATATTACGGTGTATCTGTTACTTGTATCCGGCCGTTCTCTGGCTATGGAGAAGATCAGGATCTCTCCTATCCAATCCCCGCCATTGCACGCCGAGCCGCACTCAAAGAAGATCCATTTGAAGTTTGGGGAACCGGGCAACAAGGTCGCGATTTCGTTCATATCGAAGACGTAATGGACTGCACCCTTCACGCCATGGAAAGAATTACAGATGGACGAGCCATTAATATTGGAAGTGGCCGGTTAACTTCCTTTCTTGAAATCATTGAGATTTTCACGGAATTCGCTGGCTATGATCCCGAAATCAAAAAACTGTTGGATAAACCAGTTGGTGTTCATTCCCGCTATGCAGACATGAATTACGTAAATGAAGAACTCGACTGGAAGCCCAAACTTTCTCTGCGAGAAGGCATGCGACGCGTTTATGATGTTGCAGTAGAAAAATACGCATAA
- a CDS encoding ATP-dependent Clp protease ATP-binding subunit, giving the protein MEGNFSSKVRDVIQFSREEALRLGHDYIGTEHLILGIVRLGDGVAVRILKNLDCDLFKLKKTIEDTVRGTGGSVQVGNIPLTKQAEKVLRITYLEAKLYKSDTIGTEHLLLSLLRDDENIAAQILQQFSISYDAVREELDLIISGKSRDDHGDSSSMTASASTSKGSGSGSGSSREKKMEKSKTPVLDNFGRDLTEMAEEGRLDPIIGREKEIERVAQVLSRRKKNNPVLIGEPGVGKTAIAEGLATRIVERKVSRVLYDKRVIALDLAALVAGTKYRGQFEERMKAVMTELEKTDDVILFIDELHTIVGAGGASGSLDASNMLKPALARGDVQAIGATTLNEYRQFIEKDGALERRFQKIMVDPTTPEETTEILNQIKPKYEKHHSVRFTDEAIDACVKLTDRYVTDHFLPDKAIDALDEAGARVHLSNITVPQNIIDLEEEIETTSEEKNSMVKKQRFEEAARLRDKEKRLIEELEVAQRQWEKESENIVYDVNEEDVASVIAMMSGVPVNKITQKEGQKLLKMKEELSGQVIGQDEAIVKLTKAIQRTRAGLKDPTRPIGSFIFLGPTGVGKTEMAKVLSKYLFDKEDTLIRIDMSEYMEKFSVSRLVGAPPGYVGYEEGGVLTEKVRRKPYSVILLDEIEKAHPDVFNILLQVLDDGILTDSLGRRVDFRNTIIIMTSNIGARDIRNMGKGIGFDTDESAFDYAKMKSTIQDALKKVFNPEFLNRIDDVITFRPLEKADIYKIIDLMNEDLFKRIKELGYEIEVTKAAKEFITDKGFDQKYGARPLKRAIQKYIEDPLAEELLENSHNEGSVIKIKMNNSRDGLEFDWKEAEPSASKKEDSDEAKEEDTSEKPKEA; this is encoded by the coding sequence ATGGAGGGAAATTTTTCAAGCAAAGTTCGAGATGTAATACAGTTCAGCCGGGAGGAAGCTCTGAGGTTAGGACATGATTATATCGGGACGGAGCATTTAATTTTAGGTATCGTTCGTTTAGGTGATGGAGTTGCAGTCCGAATTCTCAAGAATCTGGATTGTGATCTTTTCAAGCTTAAAAAAACTATTGAAGACACCGTCAGAGGAACTGGTGGATCTGTACAGGTTGGTAATATTCCACTTACCAAGCAAGCCGAGAAAGTACTTCGGATTACTTACCTGGAAGCCAAGCTTTACAAAAGTGATACCATCGGCACCGAGCACCTTCTGTTATCTCTCTTGAGAGATGATGAAAATATCGCTGCACAAATACTGCAACAGTTCAGTATTTCTTACGATGCAGTTCGCGAAGAACTGGATCTTATCATATCCGGAAAATCTCGTGACGATCATGGCGATTCCTCGTCTATGACTGCGAGTGCATCTACATCCAAAGGATCCGGTTCCGGATCGGGAAGCTCAAGGGAAAAGAAAATGGAAAAATCAAAAACACCAGTACTCGACAACTTTGGCCGTGATCTCACTGAGATGGCTGAAGAAGGTCGCCTCGACCCTATTATTGGTCGTGAAAAAGAAATTGAGCGCGTGGCCCAGGTGCTGAGTCGCCGTAAAAAGAATAATCCGGTACTTATTGGTGAACCGGGTGTTGGTAAAACTGCTATTGCAGAAGGACTGGCAACCAGAATTGTGGAGCGTAAAGTATCACGTGTTCTTTATGACAAACGTGTAATTGCACTTGACCTTGCTGCATTAGTAGCGGGCACTAAATACCGTGGCCAGTTTGAAGAGCGAATGAAAGCGGTTATGACCGAGCTCGAAAAAACGGATGATGTCATTCTGTTCATTGATGAACTTCATACCATTGTTGGAGCCGGTGGAGCAAGTGGCTCGCTGGATGCTTCCAACATGTTGAAACCTGCACTCGCACGTGGCGATGTACAGGCAATTGGAGCTACAACCCTGAATGAATACCGTCAGTTTATTGAGAAAGACGGTGCACTGGAACGACGTTTCCAGAAAATCATGGTTGATCCGACCACTCCGGAAGAAACAACAGAGATTTTAAACCAGATCAAACCGAAATACGAGAAACATCACAGCGTGCGCTTCACCGATGAAGCAATTGATGCTTGTGTAAAACTCACGGATCGATATGTGACTGATCACTTCCTTCCCGATAAAGCAATTGATGCTTTGGATGAAGCCGGAGCTCGGGTTCACTTATCCAATATCACGGTACCACAGAATATCATTGATCTGGAAGAAGAGATTGAAACCACCAGCGAAGAGAAAAATTCGATGGTCAAGAAGCAGCGCTTCGAAGAAGCTGCCCGTTTGCGGGATAAAGAGAAACGTCTGATTGAAGAATTAGAAGTTGCGCAGCGCCAGTGGGAAAAAGAATCTGAAAACATCGTCTATGATGTGAATGAAGAAGATGTTGCTTCTGTAATCGCCATGATGAGTGGCGTGCCTGTGAATAAAATCACCCAGAAGGAAGGCCAAAAACTGCTCAAGATGAAAGAAGAGCTAAGCGGCCAGGTGATTGGACAGGACGAAGCTATTGTGAAATTGACCAAAGCTATCCAGCGTACACGCGCCGGATTGAAAGACCCAACTCGTCCTATCGGTTCATTTATATTCCTTGGACCCACCGGTGTTGGTAAAACAGAAATGGCTAAGGTGCTTTCCAAGTATTTATTTGATAAAGAAGACACACTCATTCGTATTGATATGAGTGAATATATGGAGAAATTCTCCGTATCTCGTCTGGTAGGTGCGCCTCCGGGCTATGTGGGTTATGAAGAAGGTGGTGTGCTGACTGAAAAAGTCCGTCGAAAGCCATACAGTGTCATACTTCTGGATGAAATTGAAAAAGCTCACCCGGATGTATTTAATATTCTACTTCAGGTGCTGGATGATGGAATTTTGACTGACAGCCTTGGCCGTCGTGTTGACTTCCGTAACACCATTATCATCATGACTTCCAACATTGGAGCACGTGATATCCGAAATATGGGTAAAGGTATCGGTTTTGATACCGACGAATCTGCTTTCGATTACGCGAAGATGAAATCAACCATCCAGGATGCGCTTAAGAAAGTATTCAATCCTGAATTCCTGAATCGTATTGATGACGTGATTACATTCCGTCCACTCGAGAAAGCCGACATTTATAAGATCATCGATCTAATGAACGAAGATCTCTTCAAACGAATCAAGGAGCTGGGTTATGAGATTGAAGTAACCAAAGCTGCCAAGGAATTCATTACAGATAAAGGCTTTGATCAAAAATATGGTGCGCGACCTCTGAAACGTGCTATCCAGAAATACATCGAAGACCCTTTAGCTGAAGAATTGCTTGAAAACAGCCACAACGAAGGCTCTGTCATCAAGATTAAGATGAACAACTCTCGTGACGGACTTGAATTCGACTGGAAAGAAGCTGAACCTTCGGCTTCCAAGAAAGAAGACAGCGATGAAGCAAAAGAAGAAGATACTTCAGAAAAGCCAAAAGAAGCTTAA
- the nhaA gene encoding Na+/H+ antiporter NhaA: MKDKLRSINPITPIQEFLKTESSSGIILLVTTVLALVIANTPFAGTYFDLFQTHLAVGISSFKIDKPLILWINDGLMAIFFLLIGLEIKREVKYGELSDLKSAMMPIVAAFGGALVPGLIFFGFNQGTEFVDGWAIAIATDIAFAIGILTLLGSRVPVWAKVFLTAVAVVDDLIAVMVIALFYTASIEMTALIIAGVALVILVVMNMMNVNKIGLYMLVGIVLWVAFLKSGVHATIAGVLLGLTIPARRTSSLDLVSEKIEAASKLFKHAIIHKETESRETALSYVGEVVEEAESPLYRLEHQLHPWVAFGIIPIFAFANAGVTINTDVLTEAFASPLTWGIVAGLFFGKQIGIFSAVFLMKKMALSTLPDKPGTMKIVYGLACLSGVGFTMSLFIAGLSFDTAQYLEYAKVGIIIGSLISGILGFVLLRSAIKNYD, translated from the coding sequence ATGAAAGATAAATTACGTTCAATTAACCCGATAACGCCAATACAGGAGTTTCTGAAAACGGAGTCTTCATCGGGTATCATCCTTTTAGTTACTACGGTACTTGCTCTGGTCATTGCAAATACGCCGTTTGCAGGAACCTATTTTGATTTATTTCAAACGCATTTGGCAGTAGGAATCTCATCTTTTAAAATTGATAAGCCACTCATCCTGTGGATTAACGACGGGTTGATGGCAATCTTCTTTTTGCTGATCGGTCTTGAGATAAAACGAGAAGTTAAGTACGGCGAGCTTTCCGATTTGAAATCTGCAATGATGCCGATAGTAGCTGCTTTCGGAGGAGCGTTGGTTCCGGGATTAATCTTTTTTGGATTCAATCAGGGAACCGAATTTGTAGATGGCTGGGCTATAGCCATCGCTACCGACATAGCTTTTGCCATCGGAATATTAACCCTTCTGGGATCGAGAGTTCCGGTTTGGGCAAAGGTATTCTTAACTGCGGTTGCCGTTGTAGATGACCTTATTGCCGTAATGGTGATAGCATTATTTTATACAGCCAGTATAGAAATGACTGCCTTAATCATAGCCGGGGTTGCATTGGTCATATTGGTAGTCATGAACATGATGAATGTGAACAAGATAGGTTTGTATATGTTGGTGGGCATCGTGCTCTGGGTAGCTTTTTTGAAGTCGGGTGTGCACGCTACCATCGCTGGTGTATTATTAGGTTTAACAATTCCCGCACGACGAACATCAAGTCTTGATCTTGTATCTGAGAAAATTGAAGCAGCCTCGAAACTTTTCAAACATGCGATAATCCACAAAGAAACGGAGTCAAGAGAGACTGCCCTAAGCTATGTAGGAGAAGTGGTGGAAGAAGCAGAATCCCCATTATACAGGCTCGAGCATCAGCTGCATCCATGGGTAGCATTTGGGATCATACCGATTTTTGCATTCGCTAATGCAGGTGTTACTATCAACACAGATGTTTTGACCGAAGCTTTTGCTTCACCATTAACATGGGGGATTGTAGCGGGTCTGTTTTTTGGGAAACAAATAGGGATTTTCAGTGCAGTTTTTCTGATGAAAAAAATGGCACTAAGTACTCTGCCTGATAAACCAGGAACTATGAAGATTGTTTACGGACTTGCCTGCCTCAGTGGTGTTGGCTTTACAATGAGTTTATTTATTGCAGGTCTCTCTTTTGATACGGCCCAATACCTCGAATATGCCAAAGTTGGCATCATTATAGGTTCTCTGATAAGTGGGATTCTAGGATTCGTATTACTCCGAAGTGCGATAAAAAACTATGATTAA